The following proteins come from a genomic window of Timaviella obliquedivisa GSE-PSE-MK23-08B:
- a CDS encoding type IV pilus twitching motility protein PilT, with the protein MTDTQHLPNNPPAFRMPPPPPPRATTSNDVTDMMPPLPPGTARAAATPAAPASTVATVASAVTTVNSSFATSPIAPPGAPPATRPAAPPANPRPAPPPLGHVGQSKPSAGSPTMAQLVREAYDKGFSDVHTGVGEVPRFRNRGEIDVTDYPVTDRDTFFSWLGEILSEEDIQKFQDNLEYDGATQYEFARVRINVFDSMRGPAMVMRLIPLKILTMEQLSLPIVFRDICHYHKGLILVTGPTGSGKSTTMAAMIDYINHEMPKNIITIEDPIEFVHQSRKSLVKQREVGIHTKKFDNALKASLREDPDIILIGEMRDKETVNTALKAAQTGHLVMGTLHTNSAVKTIERILNLYEPDQQEPMRVAIAESLVGVISQGLCRTTDGKRAAFHDILINTDAIKDYIRRGDIEEIEALIPRCTFDGMCTMNQSLYKLYEDGRITEETALEMSPKPNEMAQILRGRV; encoded by the coding sequence ATGACTGACACACAACATTTGCCCAACAATCCCCCTGCTTTTCGGATGCCGCCGCCGCCGCCGCCACGGGCAACGACCTCCAACGATGTCACCGACATGATGCCGCCCTTGCCTCCTGGGACGGCAAGAGCGGCTGCAACCCCTGCTGCACCTGCCTCAACAGTAGCGACGGTTGCCTCAGCGGTCACCACAGTCAACTCTAGCTTTGCAACTAGCCCGATCGCCCCTCCCGGTGCACCCCCCGCGACTCGACCCGCTGCGCCTCCGGCAAATCCTCGTCCTGCTCCTCCTCCCCTCGGCCATGTGGGTCAGAGCAAGCCTAGCGCTGGTAGCCCGACTATGGCACAGCTTGTCCGCGAAGCCTATGACAAAGGATTTTCTGATGTGCATACGGGTGTTGGCGAAGTGCCTCGCTTTCGTAACCGGGGCGAAATTGATGTGACGGACTACCCAGTAACTGATAGAGACACTTTCTTTAGTTGGCTTGGAGAAATCCTGAGCGAGGAAGATATTCAAAAATTCCAGGACAATTTAGAGTACGACGGCGCTACCCAGTACGAGTTCGCACGGGTGCGAATCAATGTTTTTGACAGCATGAGAGGTCCGGCAATGGTCATGCGATTGATTCCCTTGAAAATTTTGACGATGGAGCAGCTAAGCCTACCAATAGTCTTCAGAGATATCTGTCACTATCACAAAGGACTAATTCTAGTAACCGGGCCGACAGGTTCAGGAAAGTCCACCACCATGGCGGCTATGATTGATTACATTAATCATGAGATGCCGAAAAACATTATCACGATTGAAGATCCGATTGAGTTTGTTCACCAAAGCCGCAAATCTTTGGTCAAACAGCGAGAAGTAGGCATTCACACTAAAAAGTTTGATAATGCTCTCAAAGCTTCTTTGCGGGAAGATCCAGACATTATTCTAATTGGAGAAATGCGGGATAAGGAAACGGTGAATACGGCTCTTAAGGCGGCTCAAACCGGACACTTAGTTATGGGCACACTGCACACTAACAGCGCCGTCAAGACTATTGAGCGGATTCTTAACCTGTACGAACCTGATCAACAGGAACCCATGCGGGTAGCGATCGCTGAATCTCTAGTTGGAGTCATTTCGCAAGGGCTGTGCCGCACTACTGATGGCAAACGCGCGGCATTCCACGATATTTTGATCAACACCGACGCGATCAAAGACTACATCCGTCGAGGCGACATTGAAGAAATCGAAGCCCTTATCCCTCGATGCACCTTCGATGGCATGTGTACCATGAACCAGTCACTATATAAGCTCTACGAAGACGGACGTATCACTGAGGAAACGGCACTAGAAATGTCGCCCAAACCTAATGAAATGGCTCAAATTTTACGCGGTCGCGTCTAA
- a CDS encoding circadian clock KaiB family protein, producing the protein MLNGSPIEGFIHSPNLSEIFKGIALFTPGGDLVYCIDRSKQSRWHLQLCSVFQEVLGLSEPPHFLVPCYAATFDRWLDPKTQTCRTVAEAAPFVLRHQALLNVLFGEALTWHPADTEEVCDLAVISTYQKQFPQLWEDHDLVIRYEKVEPMPPEPGRITAAWSPMIPEVSPQGYVLRLFVAGSGSGTERILRKLHNLLDKSLHQPYTLKVIDVQKHPDLAEADQVTATPTLMRVWPVPIKRIVGELDDAQTILRILTADR; encoded by the coding sequence ATGCTTAACGGTTCTCCGATCGAAGGCTTCATTCACTCTCCTAACCTATCAGAGATATTCAAGGGGATTGCTCTGTTCACCCCTGGGGGCGACCTGGTGTATTGTATCGATCGCTCCAAGCAAAGCCGCTGGCATTTGCAGCTTTGCTCAGTCTTTCAAGAAGTTTTAGGGCTATCTGAACCGCCTCATTTTTTGGTGCCCTGCTACGCTGCAACCTTCGATCGGTGGCTCGATCCTAAAACTCAAACTTGCAGAACAGTGGCAGAAGCTGCCCCTTTTGTTCTGCGTCACCAAGCCTTACTAAATGTGCTTTTTGGCGAAGCGTTAACCTGGCATCCTGCCGATACTGAAGAAGTATGCGACTTAGCCGTCATCAGCACCTATCAAAAGCAATTTCCTCAGCTTTGGGAAGATCATGACCTCGTGATTCGCTATGAAAAAGTTGAGCCAATGCCTCCAGAGCCGGGCAGAATTACCGCCGCGTGGTCGCCTATGATTCCAGAAGTTTCCCCTCAAGGCTACGTTCTTCGTTTATTTGTCGCAGGGAGCGGCAGTGGTACAGAAAGAATTTTGCGTAAACTCCACAACCTCCTGGATAAGTCTTTGCACCAACCTTATACGCTGAAGGTGATTGATGTGCAAAAGCATCCTGACTTGGCTGAAGCCGATCAGGTTACTGCTACGCCAACGCTAATGCGAGTGTGGCCTGTTCCCATTAAACGCATTGTCGGCGAACTTGATGATGCCCAAACTATCCTGCGAATTTTGACTGCCGATCGCTGA
- a CDS encoding transcriptional repressor, producing the protein MYSTSSLKAELNERGWRMTPQRETILQVFQNLPEGRHLSAEDLHILLNEQGEVISLSTIYRNLKLMSRMGILRELELAEGHKHYEINQPSPHHHHHLICVRCNKTIEFRNDAVLKTGAKTAQKEGYHLLDCQMTIHAICPGCQRSLLPAY; encoded by the coding sequence ATGTATAGTACATCCTCACTCAAAGCTGAACTCAACGAACGGGGTTGGCGGATGACCCCTCAGCGAGAAACAATTCTACAGGTTTTCCAGAACTTACCAGAAGGCAGACATCTGAGTGCAGAGGATTTGCACATCCTTCTTAATGAGCAAGGAGAAGTTATTAGCTTATCGACAATTTACCGCAACCTCAAGCTCATGTCACGAATGGGCATTTTGAGAGAATTAGAGTTGGCAGAGGGTCACAAGCATTACGAAATCAATCAACCTTCGCCCCATCATCACCATCATTTGATCTGTGTCCGCTGCAATAAAACCATTGAGTTTAGAAATGATGCTGTTCTGAAAACCGGAGCAAAGACAGCGCAGAAGGAGGGCTACCACTTGTTAGATTGCCAAATGACAATCCACGCAATTTGCCCAGGGTGTCAGCGATCGCTTCTCCCAGCGTACTAA